The following proteins come from a genomic window of Trinickia caryophylli:
- a CDS encoding phosphorylase has translation MIERAAVPVIAVTGMAFEARIARGAGVRTVHAARTDLLQQALAEALADGASGIISFGTAGGLADGLMPGTLIVADRIDGPFGRTQADPRWTERIADRLAASGATFPIHRGTLAAVAQAVTGVEAKRALNQAHGALAVDMESHIAAAMAGTRGLPFAACRVVVDPAWRSLPPAAMAGLRDDGSTALLPILAELARAPRQLRDLIRLAADARAARKTLVAARRVLGDGLGFFE, from the coding sequence ATGATCGAGCGGGCAGCCGTGCCCGTCATTGCTGTTACGGGGATGGCGTTCGAAGCGCGCATCGCGCGCGGAGCCGGCGTGCGCACGGTTCACGCGGCCCGGACTGACCTCCTCCAGCAGGCGCTTGCCGAGGCGCTGGCCGATGGCGCGTCGGGCATCATCAGCTTCGGAACGGCAGGCGGCCTGGCCGACGGGCTGATGCCGGGCACGCTCATCGTCGCCGATCGGATCGATGGTCCGTTCGGCCGCACGCAGGCCGATCCGCGGTGGACGGAACGCATCGCGGACCGGCTCGCTGCGTCGGGCGCGACGTTTCCGATACACCGCGGCACGTTGGCTGCCGTAGCGCAGGCCGTGACGGGTGTCGAGGCGAAGCGCGCGCTGAATCAGGCGCATGGAGCGCTTGCGGTGGACATGGAATCGCATATCGCGGCGGCGATGGCCGGTACGCGCGGGCTGCCGTTCGCGGCATGCCGCGTGGTGGTCGACCCGGCCTGGCGTTCGCTGCCGCCTGCGGCGATGGCCGGATTGCGCGATGACGGCTCGACCGCGTTGCTGCCGATCCTGGCCGAACTGGCCCGTGCGCCGAGGCAACTGCGCGATCTGATCCGCCTCGCCGCCGATGCGCGAGCGGCGCGTAAGACGCTCGTGGCGGCAAGGCGTGTACTCGGCGATGGTCTGGGCTTCTTCGAGTGA
- the hpnN gene encoding hopanoid transporter HpnN, translating to MLTPLIVRLVAWSVRRPIWVVALALALAVASSVYVAQHFRINTDVSKLLENEPQWSALSEAVDRAFPQRSQTILAVVEAPAPELADAAADALAAELKKPPYASKAGDVTQPGGGPFFEHNGLLFVSPRTLAGTTSQLISARPLVNTLAHDPSLTGLATTLSTMLGVPLESGQVTLPGLATLHGRSADTVDAVLAGKPAAFSWRALVDADAARQPARAFVTVSPVVNYAALRAGEEASAAIRTAAQAIDLKRHYGAVVRLTGEQPLADEEFASVEDGAIVNGIGTLVVVLAILWLALRSKRMIGAVFVTLAVGLPITAALGLMMVGSLNMISVAFMVLFVGLGADFAIQYGVKYREERYRDERLDHALVGAAHSMGMPLTLAAAAVATSFFSFLPTAFRGVSELGLIAGVGMIVAYFSTMTLLPALLKLLAPPGEASRPGFERLAPIDDYLQTHRKPILIGTLVVVIGALPLLARLHFDFNPLHLKDPTTESMATLLSLKDSPEASVNDVTVLAQTLTAAQATAQRLAALPEVGRATTLASFIPDSQPEKLASIRATADALLPALTQPVAPKASDAQRVAALKRASNQLAYAAEDHPGPGAGEAKHLSESLARLAAADPAARDRAEAAFSEPLRLALRQLAMLLQPATITRETLPPEIVRQWVAPDGRALVQISPRVPPGVDPGDDVMLRRFANAVKKADPGAIGGPISILHSANTIIKAFLQAAVLAVLSITVLLWITLGRFGDVLRTLVPLLVSALVTLELCVVFGMPLNFANIIALPLMLGVGVAFKVYFVMAWRAGQTSLLASSLTHAVLFSAATTATAFGSLWLSHHPGTASMGRLLALALSCTLVGAVVFQPILMGKPRAERAPETD from the coding sequence ATGCTGACGCCCCTTATCGTTCGCCTCGTTGCCTGGTCCGTGCGCCGCCCCATCTGGGTCGTCGCGCTCGCCCTCGCGCTTGCCGTGGCGAGCAGCGTCTACGTCGCCCAGCACTTTCGCATCAACACGGACGTCAGCAAGCTGCTCGAAAACGAGCCGCAATGGTCCGCGCTCAGTGAAGCGGTCGATCGCGCTTTTCCGCAGCGAAGCCAGACGATTCTCGCCGTAGTCGAAGCACCCGCGCCCGAACTCGCGGACGCGGCCGCCGATGCGCTGGCCGCCGAACTCAAGAAGCCCCCCTACGCCAGCAAGGCGGGCGACGTGACGCAGCCAGGCGGCGGCCCGTTCTTCGAGCACAACGGCCTGCTCTTCGTCTCGCCCCGCACACTGGCGGGCACCACCTCGCAGTTGATCAGCGCCCGCCCGCTCGTCAATACCCTCGCCCACGATCCGAGCCTGACCGGTCTTGCCACGACGCTGTCCACCATGCTCGGCGTACCGCTGGAGTCGGGACAGGTGACGCTGCCGGGCCTCGCCACCCTGCACGGGCGCAGCGCCGATACGGTCGATGCCGTGCTCGCCGGCAAGCCGGCAGCGTTCTCATGGCGCGCACTAGTAGACGCCGATGCCGCGCGCCAGCCCGCGCGCGCCTTCGTCACGGTGAGCCCCGTCGTGAACTACGCGGCACTGCGCGCGGGAGAAGAGGCATCGGCGGCCATTCGCACCGCCGCGCAGGCCATCGATCTCAAGCGCCACTATGGCGCCGTCGTGCGGCTCACGGGCGAGCAGCCGCTCGCGGACGAGGAATTCGCCTCGGTCGAGGATGGCGCCATCGTCAACGGCATCGGCACGCTCGTGGTCGTGCTGGCGATCCTCTGGCTTGCCCTGCGCTCGAAACGGATGATCGGCGCGGTCTTCGTCACGCTCGCCGTCGGCCTGCCGATCACGGCGGCCTTGGGCCTCATGATGGTCGGCTCGCTGAACATGATCTCGGTCGCCTTCATGGTGCTTTTCGTCGGGCTCGGCGCGGATTTCGCGATCCAGTACGGCGTCAAGTACCGCGAGGAGCGCTACCGCGACGAACGGCTCGACCACGCGCTCGTGGGCGCCGCGCACTCGATGGGCATGCCGCTCACGCTCGCGGCGGCGGCCGTCGCGACGAGCTTCTTCTCGTTCCTGCCGACGGCTTTTCGCGGCGTGTCCGAGCTCGGCCTCATCGCCGGCGTGGGCATGATCGTCGCCTACTTCAGCACGATGACGCTGCTGCCCGCGCTGCTCAAGCTGCTCGCGCCGCCGGGCGAAGCGTCGCGGCCCGGCTTCGAGCGCCTCGCGCCGATCGACGACTATCTGCAAACGCATCGCAAGCCGATTCTGATCGGCACGCTCGTCGTAGTGATCGGCGCGTTGCCGCTGCTTGCGCGCCTGCACTTCGACTTCAATCCGCTCCACCTCAAGGATCCCACCACGGAGTCGATGGCCACGCTGCTCTCGCTCAAGGATTCGCCGGAGGCGTCGGTCAACGACGTGACGGTGCTCGCGCAAACGCTCACGGCCGCGCAGGCCACAGCGCAGCGGCTCGCGGCCTTGCCCGAGGTGGGCCGCGCGACGACGCTCGCCTCGTTCATCCCCGACAGCCAGCCCGAGAAGCTCGCATCGATCCGCGCGACGGCCGACGCCTTGCTGCCGGCCCTGACGCAGCCGGTCGCCCCCAAGGCGAGCGATGCTCAGCGAGTGGCCGCGCTCAAACGCGCATCGAATCAACTCGCCTACGCGGCGGAAGACCACCCGGGCCCCGGCGCGGGCGAGGCCAAGCACCTGTCCGAGTCGCTTGCCCGCCTCGCCGCGGCCGACCCCGCCGCGCGCGACCGCGCCGAAGCCGCGTTCTCCGAGCCGCTTCGGCTTGCGCTGCGCCAACTGGCGATGCTGCTGCAGCCGGCCACGATCACGCGCGAAACGCTGCCGCCCGAGATCGTCCGCCAATGGGTGGCACCGGACGGCCGCGCTCTCGTGCAGATCTCGCCGCGGGTGCCGCCCGGCGTCGATCCGGGCGACGACGTCATGCTGCGCCGTTTTGCGAATGCGGTGAAAAAAGCCGACCCGGGCGCCATCGGCGGGCCGATCTCGATCCTCCATTCGGCCAATACGATCATCAAGGCGTTCTTGCAGGCGGCAGTGCTCGCGGTGTTGTCGATCACGGTGCTGCTCTGGATCACGCTCGGCCGTTTCGGCGACGTCCTGCGCACGCTCGTGCCGCTGCTCGTCTCGGCGCTCGTGACGCTCGAGCTTTGCGTCGTGTTCGGCATGCCGTTGAATTTCGCCAATATCATCGCGTTGCCGCTGATGCTCGGCGTAGGCGTGGCGTTCAAGGTCTATTTCGTGATGGCGTGGCGTGCGGGGCAAACGAGCCTGCTTGCTTCGAGCCTCACGCACGCGGTGTTGTTCAGCGCAGCGACCACGGCCACGGCCTTCGGCAGCCTCTGGCTGTCGCACCACCCGGGCACCGCCAGCATGGGAAGGCTTCTCGCATTGGCGCTTTCGTGTACGCTCGTGGGCGCGGTGGTTTTCCAGCCGATATTGATGGGCAAACCGCGCGCCGAACGCGCGCCAGAAACAGATTAA
- a CDS encoding MlaA family lipoprotein translates to MRTLAAALAAAALFSGCASAPNRTAGDPLEPMNRAVFRFNDAVDQSLAVPIAKGYQKITPHPLRTAISNFFSNLGDLSNIANELLQLKITDATQDLMRFTMNTTFGIGGLIDFATLARLPKHHQDFGLTLGRWGVPSGPYLVLPVFGPSTFRDSVGLAVDVRFNPLNYIEPSARTPLYILQFVSARSDMLGATNILQQAALDKYSFVRDAYLQQRHSRLNSGGGAGSPALPDYGDDDQDSSPAPAAPEAASGAAGAEPASGAKPAAATTTATPASAAPDTASAPAAAPLPGN, encoded by the coding sequence ATGCGGACTCTGGCCGCGGCGCTCGCCGCCGCGGCGCTATTTTCCGGCTGCGCGAGCGCACCGAACCGGACTGCGGGCGACCCCCTGGAGCCGATGAATCGCGCGGTCTTCCGGTTCAACGATGCCGTCGATCAGAGCCTCGCCGTGCCGATCGCGAAGGGCTATCAGAAAATCACGCCGCATCCGCTGCGCACGGCAATCAGCAACTTCTTCTCGAACCTGGGCGACCTCAGCAACATCGCCAACGAGCTGCTGCAGCTGAAAATCACCGATGCCACGCAGGATCTGATGCGTTTCACGATGAATACGACGTTCGGCATCGGCGGTCTCATCGATTTCGCGACGCTCGCGCGGCTGCCCAAGCACCATCAGGACTTCGGCCTCACGCTCGGCCGCTGGGGCGTGCCCTCCGGGCCCTACCTCGTACTGCCGGTATTCGGACCGAGCACGTTCCGCGACAGCGTCGGGCTCGCCGTCGACGTACGATTCAATCCGCTGAACTACATCGAGCCTTCGGCGCGCACGCCGCTCTACATTCTTCAATTCGTCAGCGCGCGCTCCGATATGCTCGGTGCCACGAACATCCTCCAGCAGGCCGCACTGGACAAATACTCGTTCGTGCGCGACGCCTATCTCCAGCAACGCCATTCGCGGCTCAACAGCGGCGGCGGCGCCGGTTCGCCGGCCTTGCCCGATTACGGCGACGACGACCAGGATTCGAGTCCCGCGCCGGCCGCCCCCGAAGCAGCAAGCGGCGCGGCGGGCGCCGAGCCTGCCTCGGGTGCGAAGCCCGCGGCAGCTACGACTACCGCAACGCCGGCTTCAGCCGCTCCGGATACGGCCAGTGCGCCGGCAGCGGCACCGCTGCCCGGCAACTGA
- the shc gene encoding squalene--hopene cyclase translates to MNDFSAAATAAPLDATKGEPLADSLETSIARATDAILAAQHPDGHWVYELEADSTIPAEYILLVHYLGETPNVELERKIVRYLRRIQLADGGWPLFTDGALDVSASVKAYFALKMAGEPENAEHMQRARRAILAAGGAEAVNVFTRILLALYGVIPWRAVPMMPVEITLLPKWFPFHLSKVSYWARTVIVPLLVLNARRPQARNPCGVRIDELFRGTASDVGLLPRAPHQNRGWFAVFRAVDTVLRALDRFFPKDSRNRAIGAAVAFVDERLNGEDGLGAIFPAMANAVMMYDTLGYPPDHPHRAIARASIEKLLVVGEDEAYCQPCLSPVWDTSLAAHALLETELPRAEQAALRGLEWLRPLQILDVRGDWVSRRPNVRPGGWAFQYANPHYPDVDDTAVVVLAMDRAAKLTGSDELYRETIARAREWVVGMQSSNGGWGAFEPENTHYYLNNIPFSDHGALLDPPTADVSGRCLSMLAQLGEMPGTSEPARRAYDYMLAEQEADGSWYGRWGMNYIYGTWTALSALNAAGIAHDDARVQRAAQWLISIQNPDGGWGEDGASYKLDYRGYERAPSTASQTSWALIGLMAAGVVDHPSVGRGIAYLMRTQREHGLWDETRFTATGFPRVFYLRYHGYRKFFPLWALARYRNLKRDKRVRVSVGL, encoded by the coding sequence ATGAACGACTTTTCCGCAGCCGCTACCGCGGCGCCGCTCGATGCGACGAAGGGTGAGCCGCTCGCCGATTCGCTCGAGACCTCGATCGCCCGCGCGACCGATGCGATTCTCGCGGCGCAGCATCCGGACGGCCATTGGGTCTACGAACTCGAGGCGGATTCGACGATTCCCGCCGAATACATCCTGCTCGTGCATTACCTCGGCGAAACGCCGAACGTCGAGCTCGAGCGCAAGATCGTCCGATACCTGCGCCGCATTCAGCTCGCCGATGGCGGCTGGCCGCTCTTCACCGACGGCGCGCTCGACGTCAGCGCGAGCGTGAAGGCCTACTTCGCCCTGAAAATGGCGGGCGAACCCGAAAACGCCGAGCACATGCAGCGCGCGCGCCGCGCGATCCTGGCGGCGGGCGGAGCGGAAGCCGTCAACGTATTCACGCGGATTCTGCTCGCGCTCTATGGTGTGATTCCGTGGCGTGCGGTACCGATGATGCCGGTCGAAATCACGCTGCTGCCGAAGTGGTTTCCGTTTCATCTCTCGAAGGTATCGTACTGGGCGCGCACGGTGATCGTGCCGTTGCTCGTGCTCAACGCGCGGCGGCCGCAAGCGCGCAATCCGTGTGGCGTGCGTATCGACGAACTCTTTCGCGGAACTGCGTCCGACGTCGGGCTTCTGCCGCGCGCGCCGCATCAGAACCGCGGATGGTTCGCCGTGTTCCGTGCAGTGGATACGGTCCTGCGCGCGCTCGACCGCTTCTTTCCGAAGGATTCGCGCAATCGGGCCATCGGGGCGGCCGTGGCGTTCGTCGACGAACGGCTGAACGGCGAGGACGGCCTCGGCGCGATTTTCCCGGCAATGGCCAATGCCGTGATGATGTACGACACGCTCGGCTACCCGCCCGACCATCCTCATCGTGCCATCGCGCGTGCCTCGATCGAGAAACTGCTGGTGGTGGGCGAGGACGAGGCTTATTGCCAGCCCTGCCTTTCGCCGGTATGGGACACCTCGCTCGCTGCGCATGCGCTGCTCGAAACCGAGCTGCCGCGCGCCGAGCAGGCCGCCTTGCGCGGCCTCGAATGGCTGCGGCCGCTGCAGATCCTCGACGTACGCGGCGACTGGGTCTCGCGACGCCCGAATGTGCGGCCCGGCGGCTGGGCGTTCCAGTACGCGAACCCGCACTACCCGGATGTGGACGACACGGCTGTCGTGGTACTGGCCATGGATCGGGCCGCGAAGCTGACCGGCTCGGATGAGCTCTACCGCGAAACGATTGCCCGCGCGCGCGAGTGGGTGGTCGGCATGCAGAGCAGTAATGGCGGGTGGGGCGCGTTCGAGCCCGAGAACACGCATTACTACCTGAACAACATCCCGTTTTCCGATCATGGCGCGTTGCTCGATCCGCCGACGGCCGACGTATCGGGCCGCTGCCTGTCGATGCTCGCGCAACTGGGCGAAATGCCGGGCACGAGCGAGCCTGCGCGACGTGCGTACGATTACATGCTCGCCGAGCAGGAAGCCGATGGCAGTTGGTACGGCCGCTGGGGCATGAACTACATCTACGGCACCTGGACGGCGCTGAGTGCGCTCAACGCGGCGGGCATCGCGCACGATGACGCAAGGGTCCAGCGGGCCGCGCAGTGGCTCATATCGATTCAGAACCCGGATGGCGGCTGGGGCGAGGATGGCGCGAGCTACAAGCTCGACTATCGCGGCTACGAGCGCGCGCCGAGTACCGCGTCGCAGACCTCATGGGCGCTCATTGGCCTCATGGCGGCAGGCGTCGTGGATCACCCGTCGGTCGGGCGCGGCATCGCTTATCTGATGCGTACGCAGCGCGAGCACGGGCTGTGGGACGAGACGCGATTCACGGCAACGGGATTTCCGCGTGTCTTCTACCTGCGCTACCACGGCTACCGCAAGTTCTTCCCGCTCTGGGCACTGGCGCGCTATCGCAATCTCAAGCGCGACAAGCGCGTGCGTGTATCGGTCGGGCTGTGA
- the hpnD gene encoding presqualene diphosphate synthase HpnD has product MAVSNLVAEEPETDAAAVTSGSSFYLAMRILPAAQRDAMYQIYAFCRAVDDIADSDAPRTERSAGLTRWREDIDACYAGAPRPVLAALTRHIRTFDLRREDFHAMIDGMAMDAAADICAPDEATLDLYCDRVASAAGRLSVRVFGMSEEPGRALSHHLGRALQLTNILRDIDEDAAINRCYLPRELLAREGIAATNPAEIADDPSLPRVCATLAERALEHFRQADAIMDASPKKAVRAPRIMSGVYRCLLERTLERGFDVPRTPVTKPRLRLMWIVARYAFF; this is encoded by the coding sequence TTGGCCGTATCAAACCTCGTCGCGGAAGAACCAGAGACCGACGCCGCTGCCGTGACTTCGGGCAGCTCGTTCTATCTGGCGATGCGCATCCTGCCGGCTGCGCAACGTGATGCGATGTACCAGATCTACGCGTTCTGCCGCGCGGTGGACGACATTGCCGACAGCGATGCGCCGCGCACGGAACGCAGCGCCGGGCTCACGCGCTGGCGCGAAGACATCGACGCCTGCTACGCCGGCGCGCCGCGGCCGGTGTTGGCGGCGCTTACGCGTCACATCCGCACGTTCGATCTGCGCCGCGAGGATTTCCACGCCATGATCGACGGCATGGCGATGGACGCGGCCGCCGATATCTGTGCGCCCGACGAGGCCACGCTCGATCTTTATTGCGACCGCGTGGCGAGTGCTGCGGGGCGTCTTTCGGTGAGAGTTTTCGGGATGTCGGAGGAGCCGGGGCGCGCGTTGTCGCATCACCTCGGCCGCGCGCTTCAATTAACGAACATTTTGCGCGACATCGACGAGGACGCCGCGATCAATCGGTGCTATCTGCCGCGCGAGCTGCTTGCGCGCGAGGGTATCGCCGCGACGAATCCGGCGGAGATCGCAGACGACCCCTCGCTGCCGCGCGTGTGCGCGACGCTGGCCGAGCGGGCGCTCGAACATTTCCGGCAGGCGGATGCCATCATGGACGCATCGCCGAAAAAGGCGGTGCGCGCCCCGCGTATCATGTCGGGCGTTTATCGCTGCTTGCTCGAGCGGACGCTCGAGCGAGGTTTCGATGTGCCGCGCACCCCCGTGACGAAGCCGCGTCTGCGGCTGATGTGGATCGTTGCGCGCTACGCCTTTTTCTGA